The Sulfurospirillum sp. UCH001 genome segment AACATAATACTCTGCAATAAAACGAGCGAGTTCTAATGTTTTTGTTGGATAAAATGCTTTATACGTAGATGAAATCAATTCACATGCAAAAGAAGGTTTTTCAACTTCAGCGATAACAACACCTTCAATAGTACGTTTAGAAAGTGGTACTTCGACAATAGTCCCTATCTCGAGCATCTGCTCAGACTGATAGGTTAAAGGCGAAAGTGGAGATTTTAAAAGAGCGATGTGATAGTAAAGCACATTAACTAGCGAGTAAGGTCATTACAATTTGCAGTATTTGCATCACAAGTAAATATACCATTTGTATTTGTGTATGTAAAAGCCGTTGCTACACCATCTACTCTAAATGCATACGCATTTGCTCCTGTTTTAACCCAGCCTCCATCACGATTAGCTTGTGAAAAAATAGGATACTCTAAAATGTTAGAAACATTACCATCGGAAAAATTAAAGAGACGTTGATCACTATTTCCATAATTTGCAGTAATAGCATCAAGATTAGCAGGAAAAGAATTATTTCCTTCAAGTATCATACGGGAGCGTTGCAATGCAATGCCACTTCGGATTGCACTTACATCTGAACGTCCTTTAGTAATATATGCATCGCCACGTGTTGCTGCAAGTCTTGGTATTGCAATTGCTGAAAGAATCCCAAGTACCACAATAACAAAAATAAGTTCAATCATTGTAAAAGCAGAATGATTATTTTTCAAAGTAACCCTTTGGAAGAAGAAGGAAAGCCAAACAACTTTCCTTCAAATAAAATTAGAATATTATCGTGTAATTCTTGTTCCACCAAAAGATTGAACAGCATTTATCATTGTACTTACTGATGGTAGAGCAATTACTTGTGTACAAATGTTCCCTGCAGGGTTATTTGTTCCTACCGTTGTAACATTTCCATCAACAGTTAAAGTTAAAGTCAAACATACTGTTGCATTATTATCAGTTCTAAATGTTATTGTACTTGCTGTAGGAGAATATGCATTTGTAACATTTGTCATTAATCTAGCTGAAGTGGCTGTTAAAGCCATATTACCAGTAGTATTTGTATCTGCCCAATGACCACTTGCTGTATAGAAAGATCCTAAGTCAGAATAGAGTGTTGCAATATCTTGCGCTGCTGCTGAAATAGAAGCATCATCTCTTGTCGCTGCTAATCTTGGGATAGCCACTGCTGCCAAGATACCTAAAATAACGATAACGAAGATAAGTTCGATCATCGTGAAACCTTTTTTCATGTTAACTCCTTTTATGAATTAGCCTATACACTTATAGACCATTTAGAAATCATTCTAGTACAATGTTTTTAAAGCAGTGCTTAAATCTCTTCTATTTTCTTAACAAGTGTTTTTATCTCTTGTTCTAACACAAAATTATCATAACATTTACCAACATAAGCAAATAGAAGCTCTTTAGGATCAATGGTACTTTTACCTTTGAATTTCTCTTTAAAATCTGCTTCAAACTTTACGGCAAAATCACCTTCTAACTTGATATCAAAATCTTTGCCACCAAGACTGATTGTTATTTTACTCATTTGTTTAGCACAGCTTCAATTTTACTCAATAAATCATCTGCATTAACATCTTTGTTAATAAGATCTTGCTCTAACTTTGCAATCTGTACATTTTTCGCTTCAGCAAGAGCTTTAGCCTTTACTACTTCTTGACGAAGGGCTTCATTTTGAGCGAGAAGGTCTTTGTATTTTTCCAAAAGTTCTGTGATCTTTTGGCTTAATGTGCTAATGTTTCTCTCTTCTTCAAACATTTAGAACTCCATTGTGGTCTGTTTGGTATAATTGTAACAAAAAAATTTAAAAAGTATATACAAAGGCTTTTATGAGCGATTTTAAACTTGAAAGTCCCTATCAACCATCAGGCGATCAACCTCAAGCGATAGAGAAGTTAGTAGCATCTATTCAAAAGGGAAACCGTTACCAAACCCTCATTGGTGTTACAGGCAGTGGAAAAACCTATACGATGGCACAAATCATTCAAAAACTGAAGATGCCAACACTGATTATGACACATAATAAAACCCTTGCAGCGCAACTTTACAGTGAATTTAAGGGTTTTTTTCCTAAAAATCATGTGGAGTATTTTATCAGTTACTACGATTACTATCAGCCTGAAGCGTATATTCCACGCAGTGATTTATTTATTGAAAAAGACAGCTCCATTAATGAAGAATTAGAGCGTTTACGTCTTAGTGCGACAGCATCACTCCTCAGCTTTGATGACGTCATTTGTGTTGCTTCCGTTTCTGCAAACTACGGATTGGGTGATCCAAGTGAATATAAAGAGATGGTACAAGTCATTGAAAAGGGTGAAAGCATCAACCAAAAAAAGCTTCTTTTACGCCTTGTTGATATGGGTTATAAACGCAATGATGCATTTTTTGATCGAGGATGTTTTCGTGTCAGCGGCGATGTCATCGACATCTATCCTGCTTACAGTGAAGAAGAAGCCATCCGTGTCGAATTTTTTGGTGATGAAGTCGAGAGCATTAATTACTTTGAAGTTTTTCTCAACAAAAAGTTGCAAAACCTGAACAAAGTTGTCATTTATGCTGCCAATCAATTTATCGTTGGTCATGAGAGGCTTCAAAAAGCGATTAAACTGATTGAGCAAGAACTAGATGAACGCCTAGAATACTTCAAAAAAGAGGACAAACTGGTCGAGTACCAACGCCTCAAACAACGCGTTGAGTTTGATCTAGAAATGCTTCAAAGCACAGGAGCCTGCAAAGGTGTAGAGAACTACGCTCGTTATCTTACAGGTATTGAACCTGGTGGTACGCCCTACTCACTCTTTGACTACTTTGAAGCAATGAATAAAGAGTATCTGGTCATTGTTGATGAATCCCATGTCAGCCTTCCTCAATTTAGAGGAATGTTTGCAGGAGATCGTAGTCGTAAAGAAGTACTTGTTGAGTATGGTTTTCGTCTTCCTAGTGCCCTAGATAACCGTCCTTTGATGTTTGATGAATTCATTCATAAAGCTCCACGTTATCTTTTCGTCAGTGCGACACCAAAAGAGCTTGAACTTGAACTTAGTGGTGAAAATACTGCAGAACAAATCATCCGCCCTACAGGACTACTTGATCCAGAAGTAGAAATTTTAAGCAGCCAAAATCAAGTCGAAACACTTTTTGACAAAATCAAAGAGGTCATCGCAAAAGATGAAAAAGTGCTGGTCACAGTACTTACAAAAAAAATGGCGGAAGAGCTTACACGCTATTACGCAGATTTAGGCATCAAGATCAAATACATGCACTCTGACATCGATGCGATTGAGCGCAATCAGATCATCCGCTCTTTGCGTGTTGGTGAATTTGATGTGCTTGTGGGCATTAACCTTCTTCGTGAAGGATTAGACTTACCAGAAGTGTCTTTGGTTGCTATTTTAGATGCCGATAAAGAGGGATTTCTACGTTCAGAAACCAGCCTCATCCAAACCATGGGGCGTGCAGCACGTAACCTAAACGGTAAAGTGCTTATGTTTGCGGAGAAGATTACCGACTCTATGCAAAAAGCCATTGAAACGACAATGCGAAGGCGTGCTCTTCAAGAAGCATTCAATAAAGAACATGGCATCACACCAACCAGCACCACTCGCAAAATGGATGAAAATCTCAAACTTGAAGAACATGCAGATATTTATAACACCTTTGATAAAAAAGATAAAATTCCGCCAAGTGAGAAAAAGAAAATTATTGCTGAACTTACAAAAGCAATGCATGAAGCTGCAAAGATTTTAGAGTTCGAAAAAGCAGCAAAATTACGCGATCAAATTGAAAAATTAAAGAAGATGTAACTTTTTTTGCATAATAAAGAATTTTTGGAGTAAAATAGAGTCGTTTTAGGAGAATACTATGCAAATAGATAGCTTTTTAAACGCCTCTTATTTACACATCAACAACACTCACCTTTCTTCTAACAATACAACACAAACTTCTTCGTCCCAAAAAAAAGAGAAAAATAGCGAAGAACTGACCGCTTCACAAAAAGCTTTAGTTGCTGAACTTCAAGCAACAGATACCGCTGTACGTGCACATGAGAGCGCTCATATCGCCGCTGGTGGTGGAGTCATTCGCAGTAGCGCCGTTTTTACGTATGTACAAGCACCCGACAAAAGGCTATATGCCGTTGGAGGTGAAGTTGGTATTGATACGTCAGAAGGTAGTACGCCTGAAAATACGGTTACAAAAATGCAAACCGTGCGTGCCGCAGCACTCGCACCAGCTGATCCAAGTGCTACAGACTATCAAGTGGCTTCAACTGCCTCCATGCTTCAAATGATGGCTCGATTAGAAATGTCACGTCTGCAACAAGCTGAACTTTCAGCCAAACAAAAAAGCTATTCATCTGCCAATAATGACAACTCAACTCCTCTTTTTTCAAATTATGCTTAAATTAATCACAACGCGTTACCTTTTTATAACTTTTTTCTGATAAAATAATTAGATTTATTTCGTAATGAAGGATAAAATGTGCCTGATTTAACCGACTCTAGTCTATACCTCAATCGTGAGCTTTCATGGCTCAAATTTAACACCAGAGTCCTTACTCAATCTCTTAAAAAAGAGTTACCTCTTTTTGAACGACTCAAATTTTTAGCCATCTATGCAACCAACCTTGATGAATTTTATATGATTCGTGTTGCAGGACTTAAACAACTCTTTAGTGCTGGTGTTATTGAAACTGGCGCCGATCAAAAAACACCCCTTGATCAATTAAGAGAAATCAGAGCCTACCTTGCAAGTGAAAAAGAGGTTATCCAAAGCAGTTACGAAGAGATCGTTAAAGACCTTGAAAAAGAGAATCTTTTTATCACGGATTATGATGATCTAAGCCCCGCTTTGGCAAAACTTTCTGATGATTATTTCTTTTCTAATATTTTGCCAGTGATTGTTCCGATTGCGGTCAATGCGACGCATCCTTTCCCACATCTTAACAATTTAAGTTTTTCTCTAGCAGTTAAACTTCAAGACAGTGAGAGTGAAGAAGAAAGTAATTATAAGTACGGAATGATTCGTATTCCACGTGTGCTTCCACGCTTTTTTCAAGCAGGTGACAACACTTATGTGCCTATTGAAACTATTGTAAGAAAACATGCGGAAGAGATTTTCCCTGGCTATAAACTCGTCGCTTCTGCTGCCTTTAGAGTTACCAGAAATGCCGATATGGTCATCGAAGAAGAAGAAGCAGATGATTTTATGATGATTATGGAGCAAGGCTTAAAACTACGCCGTAAAGGAGCATTTGTACGCCTAAATATTCAAGAAGGAACCGACCCAGATCTGCTTAATTTCTTGAATTCTCATATGCAGATTTTCTTTAAAGACATTTATACTTATAAAATTCCACTTAACCTTGGAGCCTTATGGCAAATCGTAGGCAATAAAGACTTTTCGCACCTTGCCTTACCACCGTATAATTCAAAAGTCTTACCTCCGTTTGATACCAATGAATCTGTCTTTAAAGTGATCGACAAAGGCGATGTACTGCTCTTTCATCCATACGAGAGTTTTGACCCTGTTCTTAGACTCATTCGTGAAGCATCAAAAGATCCAAAAGTTGTCTCTATCCGTATGACACTTTACCGTGTTGAGAAAAACTCACAGATTGTTCAAGCCCTCATTGACGCTGCAAACGATGGTAAACAAGTCACCGCTGTTGTAGAGCTTAAAGCACGTTTTGATGAGGAAAACAACCTACACTGGGCAAAAGCGCTAGAACAAGCGGGTGCACATGTGGTTTATGGTATCACTGGTTTTAAAGTTCACGCAAAAATCGCTCAAGTCATTCGTCAAGAAGAAGACGGCAAGCTTAAATTTTACATGCACTTTAGTACAGGTAATTACAATGGAGCAACTGCACGTGTCTATACCGATACAAGCTTTTTTACCTGCAAAGAAGATTTTGCCAAAGATGGTACGATGTTCTTTCACATTTTATCAGGCTTTTCAAAGCATAAAAAGCTTGACACGCTTTCAATGTCACCAACGCAAATTAAACCTAAAGTTATCAGCCTAATCAACAATGAAGCGAAACATGGCACGGAAGGTCGTATTATCGTTAAGATGAACTCTCTGGTAGACTCTGATGTTATTCAAGCACTTTACAATGCTTCCATGCAAGGAGTTCAAATCGATATTATCGCTCGAGGTATCTGTTGTTTACGACCTGGTGTTGAGGGTATTAGTGAAAACATTCGCGTAAAATCTATCATCGGTAAGTACTTAGAACATGCTCGTATTTTCTACTTTAAACATGGTGATCCAACCACAACGTTTATCTCAAGTGCAGATTGGATGCCTCGTAATTTAGAGCGAAGATTAGAGCTTATGACACCTATTTTTGATAAAGCGCTACAGCAAAAACTCTTTGAGATTTTACAGCTACAGCTTAATGACAATGTCCTTAGCTGGACACTTGGAAGTGATGGCGAATACACAGAAGTTATACCGACTGATGAGCGTGCCATCAACAACCATACGGTTTTAGAAGATTATATGAATAAAATCTATAAAGCACAAAAGAAAGATACCAGCTCTCATAAAGCAGAAAAACTCGCACGTCGTCTTTTCAAGGAGAGTTGATGATTATGGAGTTTCAAGGCGTACAGCCTTCTATCGCTTCTGATGTATTTATTGCTCCAAGTGCAGATATCATCGGCGATGTTAACATCGGCGAACAGAGTTCTGTCTGGTTTGGATGCGTCATCAGAGGCGATGTAAACTCCATTACAATTGGTAAACGAACCTCTATCCAAGACCTTAGCATGATTCATGTCACACACTTTAAAAAAGAAGACCGTAGCGATGGCTTTGCCACAACCATTGGTGATGATGTGACTATAGCACATCGTGTTATGCTTCATGGATGCACGATCGAAGATGCGTGTTTGATTGGGATGAGTGCTACGATACTTGATGGTGCAGTGATTGGTAAGGAGTCCATCGTTGGAGCAAATTCACTCGTCACAAAAAACAAAATCTTTCCACCGCGTTCACTTATTATGGGAAACCCTGCTAAAGTAGTACGAGAGCTTAGCGATGAAGAAGTAACATCGCTTTATGCATCAGCTGCTAATTATGTAAAATTTAAAGCGATGTACCAGTAGTCGTAGATCTGTTAGTTTTCTCTTTCTTTTTTCTCTGATTTTGAGGCTTGGTAAAAGCGATCAATTGCTCAACACTCTGTACCTCTTCAGGTATATTTTCCAATGCTTTAAAAAAAACCTGTGCTGTTGCTTTGGCGTCATACAATGCACGGTGATGATTTTCAAATGCGATGCCTAAATGTTCAGTTAATGAGCTAAGCCCATATTTGGGGGCTTCTATACATTTACGCGCCAAATCTATCGTATCGAGTCTTCGATTGAGCAGTGGACCAAAGCCTGCTTCTTCTAAATTGTGAGAAATAAAGTAGTAGTCAAAATTGACATTATGCGCAACAAAAACAGCATCTTTGATAAAAAGGCGGAAACCTTCTAAAACGGAATTAAGAGAAGGTGCATGTTGAAGCTCAGAGAGTGTTATGCCCGTAAGCTGTTCGATGCTATCTGGCAAAATATCGGTTTTGACTAAAGATGAAAACTCACCTACTTCTTTGCCATTTTCAATCATTACAGCGCCAATTTCGATGATTTGATTTAAGAGTGGCTTACTGCCGTTTGTTTCGATATCAACAATACAAAATTTACCCTGCATAATCGGTGTTGTCAGTGTTTCTAGCGTAAACGCATAATTGTTATATTTTGTAATGGGAAGTCCTAAAAGCTTCAGCATAGAAAGATCTTCAACATCAACATGTTCAAGCTCTTTAAACATGTGCATCTTCGCAAAAAACTCTTTATGGAAAATAGGCTTTTGAGTCATTTTAAAAATGTAGCTATCAAGGGCTCTCACGCTTTTGCTCTCTTTAAAAACATCTCCACTTTCTCGTGATCTTTAAGACCTTTTGCCCTCTCAACACCACTACTCACATCTACACCATAAAAACCTAAAGGCTTGACCTGTTCAACATTTTCAGGACTGAGCCCTCCTGCTAAAATAATATTTTCGCAATCTGCATGTTCAAACCATGAAAGATCAAGTCTCTGCCCTGCTCCACCATATCCTTCAACATGAGCATCAATAAGGCGTATAAGCCCTTTATACTCTTCAATATCAGAAGTCTCTTTGGCACGAACAACTCGCAAATAAGGAACCTTTAAAGCACTCCAAAACGCATCGTCTACTTCAAAATGGATTTGTGCCATATCCATATGTGCTTCTTTACATACCGCACCAATCTCTTCTGGTGATGCTTCTACAAACAACCCTATTTTTTTGACTGTCATAGGTAATTGTTCAGCAATGTTTTTTGCATTTTCAGGCGTTATGTAACGAGGTGATTTTGGGTAAAAAACAAAACCAAGTGCATCAGCACCGGCATTAAGCGCACACAAAGCATCTTCGAGGTTTGTAATACCGCAGATTTTAACCCACATTGTTATACTTTTAACGAATCAATAGCACTTTTATAATCGTTTGAACCAAAAACATAATTACCTGCAACGACGATATCTACACCTGCATTGGCTAAAGAGCAAATATTTTGATTGTTCACGCCTCCATCGACTTCAATAAGCGTTTTTGCATTTCGTTTTAAAATCATCTCTTTTAAAATGGGAGCTTTTTCCAAAACACTTGGTATAAATTTCTGTCCACCAAACCCAGGGTTAACACTCATTAAAAGTACCATATCTAAATCTTCAAGAAGATACTCAATATGAGAAGGCGGTGTGTGAGGATTGAGGACGATTGCAGGTGAAATACCTAAATCTCTGATTTTTTGAATGAGACGATGAGGATGTTTCTCTTCTTCAATATGAAAGGAAATGTATTTTGGTTTTAAAGGAGCAAAAAGATCGACAAAAAAAGTATTGTTTTCAACCATCAAGTGTACATCTAATGGTTTAGTAGTAGCTTTGGCTACAGCACCAACCACAACAGGTCCAATCGTAAGGTTTGGAACAAAATGCCCATCCATTACATCCACATGTACAAGATCACATCCTGCCGCGCAAATCGCTTCTATCTCTTCTTTTAACTTTCCAAAATCAGCAGAAAGGATACTTGGAGCAACTAACATAATTTAGCCTTTATACGACGATAGACTTCGTAACAGAGTCTATTTTCAAAAATTTACTGAAATTGTATCAAAATTTATAATATTTTCGATATAATCTCAGGCTGCATTGAATTAAGCGTTTCTTTTGCTTTTTTCATGTACAATTCACGAAAAATTTTAAGGATATCGATATGGCAAGAAAATGTGCTCTCACTGGAAAAGGCCCTATGGTTGGTAACAACGTAAGCCATGCGAACAACAAAACTAAAAGAAGATTCCTTCCAAACCTTAGAACTGTCCGTGTGACACTTGAAGATGGAACGACTAAGAAAATTAGAATTGCTGCTTCGACACTTCGTACAATGAAGAAAAACGGCTAAAATTTCTCCTTCTACGGGGAAATTTTTGCTGCTTAACTGTTTTTGCTCTAACCTCAAAACTTTCACACTAAAATCCTAAAGGATTTACCCATGTTTACTATTCTTCCACTTCAAAATGGACTTGATAATGTTGCTGGTTTTTTCTGCCAAGGCGTGTCAGCTGGCTTTAAACCCAATGGCAATAACGATGTCGCGTTTATTCGCTCTAACGAGCTATGCGATATTTCAGCTGTCTTTACATCCAATGTCTTTCAAGCTGCACCTATTAAGCATTTTTTACGCTATCCAAAAGGTTTTCAAACCAATTTTATTTTAATGAACGCTAAAAATGCAAACGCTATGACAGGAGAAAAGGGAATTGAAGATATTGATACCCTGTTTGGAAAACTCAAAGAAAAATTCCCAAGCTTACATAACCCTATTATGAGCTCTACAGGCGTGATTGGCTATCGTCTCAACGTTGAAAAACTCTCATCTGCATTTGATAAGTTTGATTTTAATGCTAAAGATTCACATGCGACTGCTTCTGCAATTATGACAACCGATAGCTTCAAAAAAGAGCTTTGTTTCAAAGTCATTCTAGAAGATGGCAGTTGTTTCCACATCGCAGCTATCTGTAAGGGTGCGGGTATGATTAACCCTGCGATGGCTACTATGCTTTGCTTTATCCTCACCGATGCAAATATACCAAAAGTAGATATGGATGAACTTTTATTGCCTGCAATAGAGCATTCATTCAATGCAGTCAGTGTTGATGGCGATACATCTACAAACGACACCGTTTTACTTCTAAGCTCAAAACAGAGTGGCGTTTACCATAAAGAAGCCTTCAATGAAGCGCTTCGCCTGATTACAAAAGAACTTAGCTTGATGCTAGTACGTGATGGTGAAGGCTCAACAAAAGTAGTTGCCTTTGAAGTGAGTGGTGCAAAAAGCGTGGCTGAAGCTGAGAAAGCAGCTAAAGCACTCAGTAATTCACTGTTGGTTAAAACAGCTCTTTTTGGGGAAGATCCAAACTGGGGACGTATCGCTTCTACCATTGGTGCAAGTGGTATTAACTGCAGTGAAGAAACTCTCGTAATTCATTACGATGATGTCTTAATTTATAGCAAAGAACAGCGCTCTTTAGATGCAGAAGCTGAAAAAAAAGCAGCCGCAGTTATGAAAAAAGACTCTTTCCGTATTCACTGTGAATTGGGAATTGGAGAGGCAAGTTTCACAGCATACGGCTGTGATTTAGGGCATAAGTATGTTGAAATAAATGCCGATTATAGGACTTAGTCGTAAAATTAAGCACTTTTTGGTAAAATAAAAACAAATATAAAAGGAGAATCAATGCTACACGAATATAGAGAAGTTATTTCAAAACTTAAAGTTGAAAATGCACACTTTGCAAAAATTTTCGAAAAACATAATGAACTTGATCAAAAAATTACTGATGCAGATGAAGGAAGAGCACACATCAGTGATGCAGAGCTTGAAACTATGAAAAAAGAGAAACTTAAACTTAAAGATGAAGCGTATGCACTTATTATTGCATACAAAAAAGAGCATAATCTCTAAAAAATTGTTTGGGCTTAAATGCCCAAACTCTCTACAAAAACTGTTTTTCCTCTACTGTTTTCTTTACAAAACTCCACAATTTTTCCATGAAACCTAGCATATAACTCATTTAGAGACATTTCTTTGCCATAAAGCACATGGATTTTGGAGAGATTGCTTAGCAAGCCTTCTTCAACCCACTCTTGAAGTTCTGCATACGATTCAAAGCTATAGCCAAATGAAGCGAGGAGTCTTGCAGTATAAGCATCAACAACCATTGCTTCTTGTTTACATGCATAACAAAGTATAGAATCTGCACTCTCTGCACCAATCCCTTTTTGTGCCAACAACCATTCTCTATCCACTCTAGTGCAAAACACCTCAAAGGAGTCAAACTCTTTGAGTATGGCATGGGTTAATAAATGAAGATTTTTAGCTTTGGTATTGTAAAAGCCTGAGGGTCGGATATACTCTGAAAGTTGTTCTATAGGGAGTGCTGATAACATCTCTAAACTATCAATGCCAGCACACTCTAAATTTTCCATGCTTTTTTCAACATTTTCCCATTTGGCTTGCTGAGTTAAAATAGCACCTATAATCACCCAAAATGTTCCAGAACGAGGCCACCATAATGGATCTCTGGTCGTTTTTAAATAACCACTGTTTTTAAGAGCGACCAAAAGCTCAAAGCTATTTTTCATGTACTGCCCTAGCAAGCAAACGTTCTTGGTCATCAAAAATGCGTAATTTATACGCCTCAATACACTTTCCCTCTTCAATCTCCATAATAACCATCTGCAAAATCTTTTTACATTTTTTAGGTATTTCAAGAGATGCTGGAAGTCCTGTAAGG includes the following:
- a CDS encoding gamma carbonic anhydrase family protein; this encodes MIMEFQGVQPSIASDVFIAPSADIIGDVNIGEQSSVWFGCVIRGDVNSITIGKRTSIQDLSMIHVTHFKKEDRSDGFATTIGDDVTIAHRVMLHGCTIEDACLIGMSATILDGAVIGKESIVGANSLVTKNKIFPPRSLIMGNPAKVVRELSDEEVTSLYASAANYVKFKAMYQ
- a CDS encoding type II secretion system protein, yielding MKNNHSAFTMIELIFVIVVLGILSAIAIPRLAATRGDAYITKGRSDVSAIRSGIALQRSRMILEGNNSFPANLDAITANYGNSDQRLFNFSDGNVSNILEYPIFSQANRDGGWVKTGANAYAFRVDGVATAFTYTNTNGIFTCDANTANCNDLTR
- a CDS encoding ABC transporter, which encodes MFEEERNISTLSQKITELLEKYKDLLAQNEALRQEVVKAKALAEAKNVQIAKLEQDLINKDVNADDLLSKIEAVLNK
- a CDS encoding phosphoribosylanthranilate isomerase — translated: MWVKICGITNLEDALCALNAGADALGFVFYPKSPRYITPENAKNIAEQLPMTVKKIGLFVEASPEEIGAVCKEAHMDMAQIHFEVDDAFWSALKVPYLRVVRAKETSDIEEYKGLIRLIDAHVEGYGGAGQRLDLSWFEHADCENIILAGGLSPENVEQVKPLGFYGVDVSSGVERAKGLKDHEKVEMFLKRAKA
- a CDS encoding RNA degradosome polyphosphate kinase, translating into MPDLTDSSLYLNRELSWLKFNTRVLTQSLKKELPLFERLKFLAIYATNLDEFYMIRVAGLKQLFSAGVIETGADQKTPLDQLREIRAYLASEKEVIQSSYEEIVKDLEKENLFITDYDDLSPALAKLSDDYFFSNILPVIVPIAVNATHPFPHLNNLSFSLAVKLQDSESEEESNYKYGMIRIPRVLPRFFQAGDNTYVPIETIVRKHAEEIFPGYKLVASAAFRVTRNADMVIEEEEADDFMMIMEQGLKLRRKGAFVRLNIQEGTDPDLLNFLNSHMQIFFKDIYTYKIPLNLGALWQIVGNKDFSHLALPPYNSKVLPPFDTNESVFKVIDKGDVLLFHPYESFDPVLRLIREASKDPKVVSIRMTLYRVEKNSQIVQALIDAANDGKQVTAVVELKARFDEENNLHWAKALEQAGAHVVYGITGFKVHAKIAQVIRQEEDGKLKFYMHFSTGNYNGATARVYTDTSFFTCKEDFAKDGTMFFHILSGFSKHKKLDTLSMSPTQIKPKVISLINNEAKHGTEGRIIVKMNSLVDSDVIQALYNASMQGVQIDIIARGICCLRPGVEGISENIRVKSIIGKYLEHARIFYFKHGDPTTTFISSADWMPRNLERRLELMTPIFDKALQQKLFEILQLQLNDNVLSWTLGSDGEYTEVIPTDERAINNHTVLEDYMNKIYKAQKKDTSSHKAEKLARRLFKES
- the uvrB gene encoding excinuclease ABC subunit UvrB — translated: MSDFKLESPYQPSGDQPQAIEKLVASIQKGNRYQTLIGVTGSGKTYTMAQIIQKLKMPTLIMTHNKTLAAQLYSEFKGFFPKNHVEYFISYYDYYQPEAYIPRSDLFIEKDSSINEELERLRLSATASLLSFDDVICVASVSANYGLGDPSEYKEMVQVIEKGESINQKKLLLRLVDMGYKRNDAFFDRGCFRVSGDVIDIYPAYSEEEAIRVEFFGDEVESINYFEVFLNKKLQNLNKVVIYAANQFIVGHERLQKAIKLIEQELDERLEYFKKEDKLVEYQRLKQRVEFDLEMLQSTGACKGVENYARYLTGIEPGGTPYSLFDYFEAMNKEYLVIVDESHVSLPQFRGMFAGDRSRKEVLVEYGFRLPSALDNRPLMFDEFIHKAPRYLFVSATPKELELELSGENTAEQIIRPTGLLDPEVEILSSQNQVETLFDKIKEVIAKDEKVLVTVLTKKMAEELTRYYADLGIKIKYMHSDIDAIERNQIIRSLRVGEFDVLVGINLLREGLDLPEVSLVAILDADKEGFLRSETSLIQTMGRAARNLNGKVLMFAEKITDSMQKAIETTMRRRALQEAFNKEHGITPTSTTRKMDENLKLEEHADIYNTFDKKDKIPPSEKKKIIAELTKAMHEAAKILEFEKAAKLRDQIEKLKKM
- a CDS encoding type II secretion system protein, which gives rise to MKKGFTMIELIFVIVILGILAAVAIPRLAATRDDASISAAAQDIATLYSDLGSFYTASGHWADTNTTGNMALTATSARLMTNVTNAYSPTASTITFRTDNNATVCLTLTLTVDGNVTTVGTNNPAGNICTQVIALPSVSTMINAVQSFGGTRITR
- a CDS encoding putative metalloprotease CJM1_0395 family protein yields the protein MQIDSFLNASYLHINNTHLSSNNTTQTSSSQKKEKNSEELTASQKALVAELQATDTAVRAHESAHIAAGGGVIRSSAVFTYVQAPDKRLYAVGGEVGIDTSEGSTPENTVTKMQTVRAAALAPADPSATDYQVASTASMLQMMARLEMSRLQQAELSAKQKSYSSANNDNSTPLFSNYA
- a CDS encoding 3'-5' exonuclease; its protein translation is MRALDSYIFKMTQKPIFHKEFFAKMHMFKELEHVDVEDLSMLKLLGLPITKYNNYAFTLETLTTPIMQGKFCIVDIETNGSKPLLNQIIEIGAVMIENGKEVGEFSSLVKTDILPDSIEQLTGITLSELQHAPSLNSVLEGFRLFIKDAVFVAHNVNFDYYFISHNLEEAGFGPLLNRRLDTIDLARKCIEAPKYGLSSLTEHLGIAFENHHRALYDAKATAQVFFKALENIPEEVQSVEQLIAFTKPQNQRKKKEKTNRSTTTGTSL
- the rpmB gene encoding 50S ribosomal protein L28, whose amino-acid sequence is MARKCALTGKGPMVGNNVSHANNKTKRRFLPNLRTVRVTLEDGTTKKIRIAASTLRTMKKNG
- the argJ gene encoding bifunctional glutamate N-acetyltransferase/amino-acid acetyltransferase ArgJ, with amino-acid sequence MFTILPLQNGLDNVAGFFCQGVSAGFKPNGNNDVAFIRSNELCDISAVFTSNVFQAAPIKHFLRYPKGFQTNFILMNAKNANAMTGEKGIEDIDTLFGKLKEKFPSLHNPIMSSTGVIGYRLNVEKLSSAFDKFDFNAKDSHATASAIMTTDSFKKELCFKVILEDGSCFHIAAICKGAGMINPAMATMLCFILTDANIPKVDMDELLLPAIEHSFNAVSVDGDTSTNDTVLLLSSKQSGVYHKEAFNEALRLITKELSLMLVRDGEGSTKVVAFEVSGAKSVAEAEKAAKALSNSLLVKTALFGEDPNWGRIASTIGASGINCSEETLVIHYDDVLIYSKEQRSLDAEAEKKAAAVMKKDSFRIHCELGIGEASFTAYGCDLGHKYVEINADYRT
- the rpe gene encoding ribulose-phosphate 3-epimerase, coding for MLVAPSILSADFGKLKEEIEAICAAGCDLVHVDVMDGHFVPNLTIGPVVVGAVAKATTKPLDVHLMVENNTFFVDLFAPLKPKYISFHIEEEKHPHRLIQKIRDLGISPAIVLNPHTPPSHIEYLLEDLDMVLLMSVNPGFGGQKFIPSVLEKAPILKEMILKRNAKTLIEVDGGVNNQNICSLANAGVDIVVAGNYVFGSNDYKSAIDSLKV